A single region of the Dryobates pubescens isolate bDryPub1 chromosome 40, bDryPub1.pri, whole genome shotgun sequence genome encodes:
- the MAP3K12 gene encoding mitogen-activated protein kinase kinase kinase 12 — translation MACLHETRTPSPSLALASDGTPEQELTPTQCVLRDVLPAAPSAPAAPPEAWPRRAPPRHPPDLGAEGAGPLATEAAAHLRCQAGGGFLEGLFGCLKPVWTMIGKAYAAEHKHPQEDPWEVPFEEILDLQWVGSGAQGAVFLGRFHGEEVAVKKVRDLKETDIKHLRKLKHPNIITFKGVCTQAPCYCIIMEFCAQGQLYEVLRAGRKVTPSLLVDWSMGIAGGMNYLHLHKIIHRDLKSPNMLITYDDVVKISDFGTSKELIDKSTKMSFAGTVAWMAPEVIRNEPVSEKVDIWSFGVVLWELLTGEIPYKDVDSSAIIWGVGSNSLHLPVPSSCPDGFKVLLRQCWNSKPRNRPSFRQILLHLDIASADVLSTPQETYFKSQAEWREEVKLHFEKIKSEGTCLHRLEEELINRRREELRHALDIREHYERKLERANNLYMELSALMLQLELKEKELLRREQALEKRYPGLFKPRAPRGLLHGNAVETLIKKRNIPQKLSPHGKRPDILKPEVLLPKLDAAMAQVALPGCPKGPPSPGRSRRAKGRHRKAGPRGGCAEPGPEAGPPRGMPGPPQPTASPDLLGGTLEAGGAPPAAVPDVGPRGATGSQGTPPPQPPAPGEPERESGGSRGGKGGAGQHLTPAALLYRAAVTRGQKRGVSSEEEEGEVDSEVELPLRQRWPPGMSKRQSLSTFSSENFSDGDGDGEEGHTSEPSHSATPDVGSTNTDERPDDRSEDLLSQGSEIPLDAAPPEAPGRPHAGLSPKVSEDSDCDSAELDHSGSGEGPPRPTAPPGL, via the exons ATGGCCTGCCTGCACGAGACGCGGACCCCCTCGCCCTCGCTGGCGCTGGCATCGGACGGGACCCCCGAGCAGGAGCTGACCCCGACCCAGTGCGTGCTCCGCGACGTCCTGCCCGCCGCCCCCTCCGCCCCCGCGGCCCCCCCCGAAGCCTGGCCCCGCCGGGCACCCCCCCGGCACCCTCCTGACCTGGGCGCCGAGGGGGCAGGGCCCTTGGCCACCGAGGCCGCTGCCCACCTgcggtgccaggctgggggagggttcCTGGAAGGGCTCTTCGGGTGCCTCAAACCCGTCTGGACCATGATCGGCAAAGCCTACGCCGCGGAGCACAAACACCCGCAGGAAG ACCCCTGGGAGGTGCCCTTCGAGGAGATCCTGGACCTGCAGTGGGTGGGCAgcggggcacagggggcagtgTTCCTGGGGCGCTTCCACGGCGAGGAGGTGGCGGTGAAGAAGGTCAGGGACCTGAAGGAGACAGACATCAAACACCTGCGCAAGCTCAAGCACCCCAACATCATCACCTTCAA GGGTGTGTGTACCCAGGCCCCCTGCTACTGCATCATCATGGAGTTCTGCGCCCAGGGGCAGCTCTACGAGGTGCTGCGCGCCGGGCGCAAGGTCACCCCCTCGCTGCTGGTGGACTGGTCCATGGGCATCGCGGGGGGCATGAACTACCTGCACCTGCACAAGATCATCCACCGCGACCTCAAGTCACCCAA CATGCTGATCACCTACGACGACGTGGTGAAGATCTCGGACTTTGGCACCTCCAAGGAGCTCATCGACAAGAGCACCAAGATGTCCTTCGCGGGCACCGTGGCCTGGATGGCACCGGAGGTGATCCGCAACGAGCCGGTCTCCGAGAAGGTGGACATCTG GTCCTTCGGGgtggtgctgtgggagctgctgacCGGGGAGATCCCCTACAAGGACGTGGACTCCTCGGCCATCATCTGGGGGGTCGGCAGCAACAGCCTGCACCTGCCGGTGCCCTCCAGCTGCCCGGACGGCTTCAAGGTGCTGCTGCGGCAGTGCTG GAACAGCAAGCCCCGGAACCGTCCCTCCTTCCGCCAGATCCTGCTGCACCTCGACATTGCCTCTGCCGACGTCCTCTCCACCCCCCAGGAGACCTACTTCAAGTCACAG GCGGAGTGGAGGGAGGAGGTGAAGCTGCACTTCGAGAAGATCAAGTCGGAGGGGACCTGCCTGCACCGCCTGGAGGAGGAACTCATCAACCGCCGCCGCGAGGAGCTCCG GCACGCGCTGGACATCCGGGAGCACTACGAGCGCAAGCTGGAGCGCGCCAACAACCTCTACATGGAGCTGAGCGCCctgatgctgcagctggagctcaaggagaaggagctgctcag gagggagcaggcgCTGGAGAAGCGCTACCCAGGGCTGTTCAAGCCGCGGGCGCCGCGGGGGCTGCTCCACGGCAACGCCGTCGAGACCCTCATCAAGAAACGAAACATCCCCCAGAAGCTCTCCCCCCATGGCAAGCG ccctgacatcctgaagccggaggtgctgctgcccaagctggACGCGGCCATGGCGcaggtggcactgccaggctgccccaagGGCCCCCCCTCGCCGGGCCGCAGCCGCAGGGCCAAGGGAAGGCATCGCAAAGCGGGACCCCGGGGGGGCTGCGCCGAGCCGGGACCCGAGGCCGGCCCCCCCCGCGGGATGCCCGGCCCCCCCCAACCCACCGCCAGCCCGGACCTCCTCGGGGGTACCCTGGAAGCTGGGGGCGCCCCCCCGGCCGCCGTCCCCGACGTGGGACCCCGAGGGGCAACCGGCAGCCAAGGGACCCCCCCgccgcagccccccgcccccggcgAGCCCGAACGGGAGAGCGGAGGCAGCCGGGGGGGCAAAGGGGGGGCCGGGCAGCACCTGACCCCCGCGGCTCTGCTGTACCGAGCGGCTGTCACCCGCGGGCAG aaGCGGGGGGTCTCgtcggaggaggaggagggggaggtggaCAGCGAGGTGGAGCTGCCGCTGCGGCAGAG GTGGCCCCCGGGCATGAGCAAGCGGCAGTCGCTGTCGACCTTCAGCTCCGAGAACTTCTCGGACGGGGACGGGGACGGGGAGGAGGGGCACACCAGCGAGCCCTCGCACAGTGCCACCCCCGACGTGGGCAGCACCAACACGGACGAGCGCCCGGACGACCGCTCCGAGGacctcctgtcccagggctccGAGATCCCCCTGGACGCTGCCCCCCCCGAGGCTCCCGGCCGGCCCCACGCGGGGCTCAGCCCCAAG gtcTCGGAGGACTCCGACTGCGACAGCGCAGAGTTGGATCACTCAGGCAGCGGCGAGGGCCCCCCCCGGCCCACCGCCCCCCCCGGCCTGTGA
- the NPFF gene encoding pro-FMRFamide-related neuropeptide FF, whose protein sequence is MEGRRLLLLLLLLGLGGVLRTSRCCPGTLDPGTGPGTDPELAPPPPAAAALDALLRSLQRSGRGTGTLLQPPRSGRGSQWGPQPRLSPRSWDPSAAPFWTMATPQRFGRRR, encoded by the exons ATGGAGGGgcggaggctgctgctgctgctgctgctgctgggcttagGGGGGGTCCTGCGAACCTCCCGCTGCTGCCCCGGGACCCTAGACCCCGGTACCGGCCCCGGTACTGACCCCGAGCTGGCCCCG ccccctcctgccgccgccgccctgGACGCACTGCTCCGCTCCCTGCAGCGGTCTGGCCGCGGCACCGGGACCCTCCTGCAGCCGCCGAG GTCGGGGCGGGGATCGCAGTGGGGACCCCAGCCCCGGCTCAGCCCCCGCAGCTGGgacccctctgctgcccccttcTGGACCATGGCGACCCCGCAGCGCTTCGGCCGCCGCCGCTGA
- the TARBP2 gene encoding RISC-loading complex subunit TARBP2, producing MSEEGAGGGARRSGGFPSPVPSLEQMLATNPGKTPISLLQEYGTRIGKTPGYDLLKAEGQAHQPNFTFRVTVGELSCTGQGPSKKAAKHKAAEVALKLLKGGDMLEPTPPEEPSSPFPPAPLAEPGPPAAPPAPAMAPPSPRGTPLEMKPPVSPPQSECNPVGALQELVVQKGWRLPEYTVTQESGPAHRKEFTMTCRVERFVEIGSGTSKKLAKRNAAAKMLVRIHNVPMEPREGSEAEVEEDQFSMAGPRLEGLRGRAPGCTWDSLRNSVGEKMAQLRSHPLAPLGSGACALLQELSEEQSFAISYLDIDALSLSGLHQCLVELSTQPATVCHGSAPSRDGARCQAARNALQYLRIMAGGK from the exons ATGAGTGAGGagggggcgggcggcggggccagGCGGAGCGGCGGCTTCCCAAG ccctgtccccagcctggagcagatgCTGGCCACCAACCCCGGCAAGACTCCgatcagcctgctgcaggagtatGGCACTCGCATAGGCAAGACCCCCGGCTACGACCTGCTGAAGGCCGAGGGCCAGGCGCACCAGCCCAACTTCACCTTCCGCGTCACCGTGGGGGAGCTCAGCTGCACAG ggcagggccccAGCAAGAAGGCAGcgaagcacaaagcagcagaggtggccctgaagctgctgaaggggggGGACATGCTGGAGCCCACCCCCCCCGAGGAGCCCAG ctctcctttccccccagcccccctggctgagcctggccccccagcagcccccccagctccagccatggccCCCCCCTCACCCAG GGGCACCCCCCTGGAGATGAAGCCCCCAGTGTCCCCCCCCCAGTCTGAGTGCAACCCTGTGGGGGCTCTGCAG gagctggtggtgcagaagggctggaggctgcctgaGTACACAGTGACCCAGGAGTCAGGACCTGCTCACCGCAAGGAGTTCACCATGACCTGCCGGGTCGAGCGCTTCGTGGAGATAG GCAGTGGCACCTCCAAGAAGCTGGCCAAGCGCAACGCGGCGGCCAAGATGCTGGTGAGGATCCACAACGTCCCCATGGAGCCCCGGGAGGGCAGCGAGGCCGAGGTGGAGGAGGATCAGTTCTCCATG GCAGGGCCCCGGCTGGAGGGGCTGCGgggcagagccccaggctgcacCTGGGACTCGCTGCGCAACTCGGTGGGCGAGAAGATGGCACAGCTGAGGAgccaccccctggcacccctgggcagcggggcctgtgccctgctgcaggagctctccgAGGAGCAGAGCTTCGCCATCAGCTACCTGGACATCG atgCCCTGAGCCTCAGTGGCTTGCACCAGTGCCTGGTGGAGCTCTCGACCCAGCCTGCCACCGTGTGCCACGGCTCGGCCCCGTCCCGCGACGGTGCCCGGTGCCAGGCCGCCCGCAACGCCCTGCAGTACCTGCGCATCATGGCGGGGGGCAAGTGA